The Apium graveolens cultivar Ventura chromosome 6, ASM990537v1, whole genome shotgun sequence genome contains a region encoding:
- the LOC141664614 gene encoding secreted RxLR effector protein 161-like produces the protein MIREFEMTDIGLMSYYLGIEVKQMDDRILISQGSYTREILKKFKMENCQAVSTPIECGTKLSKFEECEKVDPTYFKSLVGSLRYLTCTRPDILYSVGLIGQYMEAPTTTHMKAAKRNFRYLKGTMDYGLLYHYLNEFKLVGYCDSDWAGDIDDRKSTTEYVFFIGDTSFSWSSKKQPIVTLSTCEAEYVAACSSVFQAIWLRRVLEELHMP, from the coding sequence ATGATAAGAGAATTTGAGATGACCGATATTGGGCTTATGTCATATTATCTTGGCATTGAAGTAAAGCAAATGGATGATAGAATACTAATATCACAAGGAAGCTATACAAGAGAGATTTTGAAGAAATTCAAGATGGAAAATTGTCAAGCCGTAAGCACCCCCATTGAATGTGGAACGAAGTTGTCGAAATTTGAAGAATGTGAGAAGGTGGATCCTACATATTTCAAAAGTCTTGTGGGAAGTTTGAGATATTTGACATGCACGAGGCCCGACATACTCTATAGTGTTGGACTTATTGGTCAATATATGGAGGCTCCAACAACAACACACATGAAGGCGGCCAAGAGAAATTTTCGTTATCTCAAAGGCACAATGGATTATGGATTGTTGTATCATTACCTAAATGAGTTCAAACTTGTTGGTTATTGTGATAGTGATTGGGCCGGTGACATTGATGATCGAAAGAGTACCACCGAATATGTATTCTTTATTGGTGACACATCTTTTTCATGGAGTTCAAAGAAACAACCCATTGTTACCCTGTCCACTTGTGAGGCGGAGTATGTGGCGGCCTGTTCTTCTGTTTTTCAAGCTATATGGCTAAGGAGAGTTTTAGAAGAGCTCCACATGCCATAA